A window of the Helianthus annuus cultivar XRQ/B chromosome 4, HanXRQr2.0-SUNRISE, whole genome shotgun sequence genome harbors these coding sequences:
- the LOC110938042 gene encoding protein TIFY 10A, with amino-acid sequence MSSSSEVVDSMRYSGQNTQVRAPEKSSFSQTCNLFSQYLKENNTFPDLTLGRSAPQLTATMSLFPMNETPRATAQQANKQQDQSKTMTIFYNGQVMVFNDLAPEKVKEIMKLADQGSAHKPIKPDEPSKHTVVTGSDLPIARKASLARFLEKRKDRVTARSPYQVHDVSKQEDSKEWLGLGGLSH; translated from the exons ATGTCTTCTTCATCGGAAGTTGTGGATTCCATGAGATATTCCGGCCAAAACACACAGGTCCGGGCACCCGAGAAGTCTAGTTTCTCTCAAACTTGCAATCTTTTCTCTCAATACTTGAAGGAAAACAACACTTTCCCAGATCTAACTCTTG GTAGGAGCGCACCACAATTAACTGCCACCATGAGTCTTTTTCCCATGAATGAAACCCCACGCGCCACCGCGCAACAAGCAAACAAGCAACAAGATCAATCAAAAACGATGACCATCTTCTACAATGGTCAGGTCATGGTGTTCAATGATTTAGCTCCCGAAAAGGTTAAAGAAATCATGAAACTTGCGGACCAAGGAAGCGCCCACAAACCTATTAAGCCAGATGAACCATCCAAGCACACTGTTGTCACTGGCTCCG ATCTTCCTATCGCAAGAAAGGCTTCGCTTGCTAGATTCTTGGAGAAGAGGAAGGACCGAGTCACGGCTCGATCGCcatatcaagttcatgatgttTCGAAGCAAGAAGACAGCAAGGAATGGTTGGGACTTGGTGGACTATCTCATTGA